From the genome of Hemicordylus capensis ecotype Gifberg unplaced genomic scaffold, rHemCap1.1.pri scaffold_30, whole genome shotgun sequence, one region includes:
- the TFIP11 gene encoding tuftelin-interacting protein 11 translates to MSLSHLYGKNAASTAADDDVEMESFEITDWDLENEFNPNRQRHWQTKEEATYGMWAERDSDDERPSFGGKRSRDYSAPVNFISAGLKKPVADEMIDEDSDEDEKPVKQEEPIPKEFVPKKLKTGGNFKPSQKGFVGGTKSFIDFGSWERHTKGIGQKLLQKMGYVPGRGLGKNAQGIISPIEAKQRKGKGAVGAYGSERTTQSLQDFPVVDSEEEAEEEFQKELSQWRKDPSGGKKKPKYAYKTVEELKAKGRAGKQLLAPQKELAQVKVIDMTGREQKVYYSYSQISQKHNIPDDNPQQQQPPPPLGKDSKPQAFALPELEHNLQLLIDLTEQEIIQNDRQLQYERDMVINLTHEIEKMAEVLSHEEADIHNLSKVLELVEECERRMQPHCPDPLTLPECAKIFETLQDKYYEEYRMSDRVDLAVAIVFPLVKDYFRNWDPLKDCLYGTDILAKWKSLLENDQLLSHGGQDLASDAFHRLMWETWMPYVRNIVAHWQPRNCIPMVDFLDSWGHIIPIWILDNILDQLIFPKLQKEVDSWNPLTDTVPIHSWIHPWLPLMHGRLEPLYSPIRNKLSSALQKWHPSDASAKLILQPWKEVFTPGSWEAFMIKNIVPKLGLCLNELLINPHQQHMDAFFWVMDWEGMLSVSSLVGILDKHFFPKWLQVLCSWLSNNPNYEEITKWYLGWKSMFSDQVLAHPSIKEKFNEALDIMNRAVSSSVGGYMQPGARENIAYLTHTERRKDFQYEAMQERREAENMAQRGIGMAAGSVPMNFKDLIQTKAEEHNIVFMPVIGKRHEGKQLYTFGRIVIYIDRGVVFVQGEKTWVPTSLQSLIDMAK, encoded by the exons ATGTCGCTCTCCCACCTCTATGGGAAAAATGCCGCTTCCACGGCTGCTGATGACGATGTGGAGATGGAGAGCTTTGAGATCACTGACTGGGACCTGGAGAATGAGTTCAACCCTAACCGGCAGCGCCACTGGCAGACCAAGGAGGAGGCCACCTACGGCATGTGGGCCGAGCGGGACTCGGACGACGAGAGGCCCAGTTTTGGGGGCAAACG GTCTCGAGATTACTCCGCCCCCGTTAACTTTATCAGTGCTGGGCTGAAGAAACCGGTAGCTGATGAGATGATAGATGAAGATTCTGATGAGGATGAGAAACCGGTGAAGCAGGAGGAACCAATCCCCAAAGAGTTTGTGCCGAAGAAGTTAAAAACT GGTGGTAATTTCAAACCCAGCCAGAAGGGCTTTGTGGGAGGAACCAAATCTTTCATAGACTTTGGCAGCTGGGAAAGGCACACCAAGGGGATTGGGCAGAAGCTGCTTCAGAAAATGGGTTACGTTCCTGGCAGAGGACTTGGAAAGAACGCTCAAG GTATCATCAGCCCTATTGAGGCCAAGCAGAGGAAGGGAAAAGGGGCTGTTGGGGCATACGGCTCAGAACGAACCACCCAATCCCTGCAGGACTTCCCTGTGGTTGACTCTGAGGAAGAAGCCGAAGAG GAATTTCAGAAGGAGCTCAGCCAGTGGCGGAAGGATCCAAGCGGGGGCAAGAAAAAGCCGAAATACGCCTACAAGACGGTGGAAGAACTGAAGgccaagggcagggcagggaagcagctgttGGCACCTCAGAAGGAGCTAGCGCAAGTGAAG GTGATCGACATGACGGGTAGGGAGCAGAAGGTCTATTACAGCTACAGCCAGATCAGCCAGAAGCACAACATCCCAGATGAcaacccccagcagcagcagccgccgccacccctgGGTAAGGATTCGAAGCCGCAAGCCTTTGCCCTGCCTGAGCTGGAGCACAACCTCCAGCTCCTCATTGACCTGACGGAGCAGGAGATCATCCAGAACGACCGGCAGCTGCAGTACGAGCGGGACATGGTGATCAACCTTACCCACGAGATCGAGAAAATGGCCGAGGTCCTCTCGCACGAGGAGGCGGACATCCACAACCTCAGCAAGGTCCTGGAGCTGGTGGAGGAGTGTGAGAGGCGGATGCAGCCCCACTGCCCAGACCCCCTCACTCTGCCCGAGTGTGCCAAGATCTTTGAGACCCTCCAGGACAAGTATTACGAGGAGTACCGGATGTCTGACCGTGTGGACCTGGCCGTGGCTATCGTCTTCCCTCTTGTGAAAGACTACTTCCGGAACTGGGATCCACTGAAG gACTGCTTGTATGGCACAGACATCCTGGCCAAGTGGAAGAGCCTGCTGGAGAATGACCAGTTGCTGTCACACGGTGGGCAAGACCTCGCTTCGGATGCTTTTCACAG GCTGATGTGGGAGACGTGGATGCCGTACGTGCGGAATATTGTGGCGCACTGGCAGCCTCGGAACTGCATCCCGATGGTGGACTTCTTGGACAGCTGGGGGCACATCATTCCCATCTGGATCCTGGacaacattctggaccagctgatcTTCCCCAAGCTGCAGAAAGAG GTGGACAGCTGGAACCCCCTCACCGACACGGTCCCCATCCACTCGTGGATCCACCCCTGGCTCCCCCTGATGCACGGCCGGCTGGAGCCCCTCTACTCGCCCATCCGCAACAAGCTGTCCAGTGCCCTGCAGAAATGGCACCCCAGCGACGCTTCAGCCAAGCTGATCCTGCAGCCCTGGAAAGAGGTCTTCACCCCAGGATCGTGGGAGGCCTTCATGATCAAGAACATCGTCCCCAAGCTAG ggcTGTGTCTCAATGAGCTGCTCATCAACCCCCACCAGCAGCACATGGACGCCTTTTTCTGGGTGATGGACTGGGAGGGGATGCTCTCCGTCTCCAGCCTGGTGGGGATCCTGGACAAGCACTTCTTCCCCAAGTGGCTGCAG GTGCTGTGCTCCTGGCTCAGCAACAACCCCAACTATGAAGAGATCACCAAGTGGTACCTGGGCTGGAAGTCCATGTTCTCCGACCAGGTGCTGGCCCACCCCTCCATCAAGGAGAAGTTCAACGAGGCCCTGGATATCATGAACAGAGCCGTCTCTTCCAGTGTTG GTGGCTACATGCAACCAGGTGCCCGGGAGAACATTGCCTACCTGACACACACGGAGCGGCGGAAGGACTTCCAGTACGAGGCGATGCAGGAGCGCCGGGAGGCAGAGAACATGGCGCAGCGTGGGATCGGCATGGCCGCCGGCTCCGTCCCCATGAACTTCAAGGACCTCATCCAGACCAAGGCTGAGGAGCACAACATCGTCTTCATGCCGGTCATCGGCAAGCGGCACGAGGGAAAGCAGCTCTACACCTTTGGCCGGATCGTCATCTACATCGACCGAGGGGTGGTCTTTGTGCAGGGGGAGAAGACCTGGGTGCCCACCTCGCTGCAGAGTCTCATTGACATGGCAAAGTGA
- the SRRD gene encoding SRR1-like protein, whose amino-acid sequence MVGAAWGTPGGRRRRRRKKKKEEEEEGSPLLEQDGEMAGEQRLRETRAELQSSEFWDSSRRIILKSLHRHLVAVAAAAKETSGPAAGEAFVLALENLQLTPPPAEPTLDSSSQLGADPDGQAICLLCVCYGLGNFSSCVKARYQLAFLILLLEALKIPKKRCYVFDPVFSALEIEVLNNLGVNVLLENEEGKWPTQEPTIFYMIHCGKALYNNLLWRNWSVEALSRMVIIGNSFRGIEERVLSKTFQKDYSYIAKVLMASEEEALPSYPQYMDIFNDTAIHCFPWGKLRGLPQETWTFQEEPVYPEDDQLEIIRKKQ is encoded by the exons ATGGTAGGAGCCGCCTGGGGGACCccggggggcaggaggaggaggaggaggaagaagaagaaggaggaggaggaggaggggagtccTCTGCTGGAGCAGGACGGGGAGATGGCTGGAGAGCAGCGGCTGCGAGAGACAAG GGCAGAACTGCAGAGCTCTGAGTTCTGGGATTCAAGTCGAA GAATCATCTTAAAATCTCTGCACAGACAcctggtggcagtggcggcagcagcaaaggaGACGTCTGGACCTGCAGCAGGGGAGGCCTTCGTCCTTGCCTTGGAGAATCTGCAGCTCACACCTCCTCCAGCAGAGCCAACCCTCGACTCCAGCTCCCAGCTGGGCGCAGACCCTGATGGCCAAGCAATTTGCTTGCTGTGTGTCTGTTATGGCCTGGGGAACTTCTCCTCCTGCGTCAAGGCCCGATACCAGCTGGCCTTCCTGATCCTGCTGCTGGAAGCCCTCAAG ATTCCCAAAAAGCGGTGCTATGTCTTTGATCCCGTGTTTTCTGCCCTGGAAATAGAAGTTCTTAACAACCTCGGTGTCAACGTTCTCTTGGAGAATGAG GAGGGGAAATGGCCTACCCAGGAGCCCACAATCTTCTATATGATCCACTGTGGGAAAGCTCTCTACAATAACTTGCTGTGGCGGAACTGGTCTGTGGAAGCCCTCTCCAGAATGGTCATCATTGGCAACAGCTTCAGGGGGATCGAAGAAAG GGTGCTGAgcaagacattccagaaggacTACAGCTACATAGCAAAG GTTTTAATGGCATCCGAGGAAGAAGCCCTCCCTTCATACCCCCAGTACATGGACATATTTAATGACACCGCCATCCACTGCTTCCCTTGGGGCAAACTGAGGGGGCTTCCCCAAGAGACGTGGACATTCCAGGAGGAGCCCGTTTACCCAGAGGACGATCAGCTAGAGATCATCAGAAAGAAGCAGTGA